A genome region from Purpureocillium takamizusanense chromosome 8, complete sequence includes the following:
- a CDS encoding L-iditol 2-dehydrogenase (EggNog:ENOG503NUAP~COG:Q): MPPVKASVLHAARDLRLEERDLAAPASDEVQIAVQSTGLCGSDLHYFNHFRNGDFLVREPLTLGHESSGTVVATGASVSNLQPGDRVAIEVGLPCESCEYCSQGRYNICRGMRFRSSAKAMPHAQGTLQERINHPARWCHKLPNDLSLDLGAIVEPLSVAMHARDRANLPEGSTVLVFGAGAVGLLAAAVSKAARASAVVIADIQKDRVDFAVANGYADAGVVVPMARPQTIEEKLLYAADVADKIKTTEVHGKPIGEVTAVYECTGVETCVQSSIYATKPGGKVMIIGMGTPILTLPMSAAALREVDLLGVFRYANTYKRAIELLSSPPPEMPDLKTLVTHRYKGMALIPDAFSMAARVKDEEGKLVLKVVVDMKE; encoded by the exons ATGCCGCCCGTCAAGGCTTCCGTCctgcacgccgcccgcgatctgcgcctcgaggagcgtgacctcgccgccccagctTCCGATGAGGTTCAGATTGCTGTCCAGTCCACTGGGCTCTGCGGCTCCGACTTGCACTACTTCAACCACTTCCGCAATGGCGACTTTCTCGTCCGCGAGCCGCTCACCCTCGGCCACGAGTCCAGCGGCACCGTTGTCGCGACTGGCGCATCCGTCTCCAACCTGCAGCCGGGGGACCGTGTCGCCATCGAGGTCGGTCTGCCGTGCGAGAGCTGCGAGTATTGCAGCCAGGGCCGTTATAACATCTGCCGCGGCATGCGCTTCCGCAGctcggccaaggccatgccTCATGCCCAAGGTACCTTGCAGGAGAGGATAAACCACCCCGCGCGGTGGTGTCACAA ACTCCCCAACGACCTGTCACTCGACCTTGGCGCGATCGTTGAGCCACTCTCCGTCGCCATGCACGCTCGCGACCGCGCCAACCTGCCTGAGGGGTCAACCgtgctcgtcttcggcgccggcgctgtcggcctgctggctgccgccgtgagCAAGGCAGCAcgggcctcggccgtcgtcataGCCGACATTCAAAAAGACCGCGTCGACTTTGCTGTCGCCAACGGctacgccgacgccggcgttgTGGTGCCCATGGCCCGCCCCCAGACGATtgaggagaagctgctgtACGCGGCCGACGTTGCGGACAAGATCAAGACCACCGAGGTGCACGGCAAGCCCATCGGCGAGGTAACGGCCGTGTATGAGTGCACCGGCGTGGAGACGTGCGTGCAGAGTTCTATATAC GCCACCAAACCTGGCGGCAAGGTCATGATCATCGGCATGGGCACGCCCATCCTCACGCTCcccatgtcggcggccgccctgcgcgaggtcGACCTCTTGGGCGTCTTCCGCTACGCCAACACGTACAAGCGCGCCATAGAGCTGCTgtccagcccgccgcccgagatGCCGGACCTGAAGACGCTCGTGACGCATCGCTACAAGGGCATGGCGCTCATCCCGGACGCcttctccatggccgcccgAGTCAAGGATGAGGAGGGCAAGCTGGTGCTCAAGGTAGTGGTTGACATGAAGGAGTGA
- a CDS encoding L-iditol 2-dehydrogenase (EggNog:ENOG503NUAP~COG:Q): protein MPPVKASVLHAARDLRLEERDLAAPASDEVQIAVQSTGLCGSDLHYFNHFRNGDFLVREPLTLGHESSGTVVATGASVSNLQPGDRVAIEVGLPCESCEYCSQGRYNICRGMRFRSSAKAMPHAQGTLQERINHPARWCHKLPNDLSLDLGAIVEPLSVAMHARDRANLPEGSTVLVFGAGAVGLLAAAVSKAARASAVVIADIQKDRVDFAVANGYADAGVVVPMARPQTIEEKLLYAADVADKIKTTEVHGKPIGEVTAVYECTGVETCVQSSIYVSGPACPPCSAERPLADVCRPPNLAARS from the exons ATGCCGCCCGTCAAGGCTTCCGTCctgcacgccgcccgcgatctgcgcctcgaggagcgtgacctcgccgccccagctTCCGATGAGGTTCAGATTGCTGTCCAGTCCACTGGGCTCTGCGGCTCCGACTTGCACTACTTCAACCACTTCCGCAATGGCGACTTTCTCGTCCGCGAGCCGCTCACCCTCGGCCACGAGTCCAGCGGCACCGTTGTCGCGACTGGCGCATCCGTCTCCAACCTGCAGCCGGGGGACCGTGTCGCCATCGAGGTCGGTCTGCCGTGCGAGAGCTGCGAGTATTGCAGCCAGGGCCGTTATAACATCTGCCGCGGCATGCGCTTCCGCAGctcggccaaggccatgccTCATGCCCAAGGTACCTTGCAGGAGAGGATAAACCACCCCGCGCGGTGGTGTCACAA ACTCCCCAACGACCTGTCACTCGACCTTGGCGCGATCGTTGAGCCACTCTCCGTCGCCATGCACGCTCGCGACCGCGCCAACCTGCCTGAGGGGTCAACCgtgctcgtcttcggcgccggcgctgtcggcctgctggctgccgccgtgagCAAGGCAGCAcgggcctcggccgtcgtcataGCCGACATTCAAAAAGACCGCGTCGACTTTGCTGTCGCCAACGGctacgccgacgccggcgttgTGGTGCCCATGGCCCGCCCCCAGACGATtgaggagaagctgctgtACGCGGCCGACGTTGCGGACAAGATCAAGACCACCGAGGTGCACGGCAAGCCCATCGGCGAGGTAACGGCCGTGTATGAGTGCACCGGCGTGGAGACGTGCGTGCAGAGTTCTATATACGTGAGTGGGCCTGCTTGTCCCCCCTGCTCGGCGGAGCGTCCACTGGCTGACGTCTGTAGGCCACCAAACCTGGCGGCAAGGTCATGA
- a CDS encoding uncharacterized protein (COG:S~EggNog:ENOG503NZYT), with protein sequence MAASFTPEPYDDAEAAEWLICVACGTQFPTSDRSAVTTCLICDDPRQYVPPSGQAFTTLAALRASNHRNVFTPYHHQQQQQQKGHGAVSPAGESTAAAATADITFVTTTPKFAIGQRAALVRTPAGTVLWDCLTLLDDETVRRVRDEFGGLAAIVISHPHYYSTHVQWARAFGCPVYVAAEDRARWTTLRSAHQVDLTEEDTEIVVRRRQSRHGGAGSSSSSDERGGEATEGAGGEGGGQGEGEELQLVSTGARALKLGGHFPGSLVLLFRERLFIADTLVTTPAGLGRWDVDSLGTTREQRRRRPSGLNTYAFLWSIPNAIPLGVDELARMWAVLRRYEFRATHGAFAGMDIEDDRGDGDGAGGDGDEGNRVKRRVLESMQIQARFMGYGTHALMSERV encoded by the coding sequence atggccgcgtccTTCACGCCCGAGCCctacgacgacgccgaggcagCCGAGTGGCTCATCTGCGTCGCCTGCGGGACGCAGTTCCCCACGAGCGACCGCTCGGCCGTGACTACGTGCCTCATCTGCGACGACCCGCGGCAGTACGTCCCGCCGTCGGGCCAGGCCTTTACcacgctcgccgcgctgcgcgcCTCGAACCACCGCAACGTCTTTACGCCCTaccatcaccagcagcagcagcagcaaaagggtcacggcgccgtctcccCGGCGGGCGAaagcacggccgccgccgccaccgcagaCATCACATTCGTGACCACGACGCCCAAGTTCGCCATCgggcagcgcgcggcgcTCGTGCGCACCCCCGCGGGGACCGTCCTGTGGGACTGCCTcacgctgctcgacgacgagacggtgcggcgcgtgcgcgacgagttcggcgggctggccgccatcgtcatcagccACCCGCACTACTACTCGACGCACGTGCAGTGGGCGCGCGCGTTCGGCTGCCCCGTGTacgtggcggccgaggatcGGGCGCGCTGGACGACGCTCCGCTCCGCGCACCAGGTGGACCTGACGGAGGAGGACACGGAGATtgtggtgcggcggcggcagagtcgtcatggcggcgctggtagtagtagtagcagtgatgagcgcggcggcgaggcaacTGAGGGAGCcggaggagaaggaggaggacaaggcgaAGGAGAAGAGCTGCAGCTGGTGAGTacgggcgcccgcgcgctcaagctcggcggccacTTCCCCGGGTCCCTCGTGCTGCTCTTCCGGGAACGGCTCTTCATCGCCGACACGCTGGTCACGACGCCCGCGGGGCTCGGCCGCTGGGACGTGGACAGCCTCGGCACGACtcgcgagcagcggcggcggcgaccctCGGGGCTCAACACGTACGCCTTCCTGTGGAGCATCCCCAACGCGATCccgctgggcgtcgacgagctggcgcgcaTGTGGGCGGTGCTGCGGCGGTACGAGTTTCGGGCCACGCACGGCGCGTTTGCCGGCATGGACATTGAGGATGATAggggtgatggtgatggtgctggcggtgacggtgatgagGGGAACCGCGTCAAGAGGCGCGTGCTGGAGAGCATGCAGATCCAGGCGAGGTTCATGGGATACGGGACGCATGCCCTCATGAGCGAGAGGGTGTAG